In the Kitasatospora terrestris genome, one interval contains:
- a CDS encoding amidohydrolase family protein: MDVDRLTAIDMHTHAEVSKDGHGALSPELFGASEAYFKAHGHRQPTIDEMAEHYRERRMAAVVFTVDAEHATGHPRIANEEIAESCAAHPDVLIPFAGIDPHKGRAGVREARRLVEEHGVRGFKFHPSIQAFAPNDPLAYPLYEAIEELGVPALFHTGQTGIGAGVPGGGGIRLKYSNPMLVDDVAVDFPELRIILAHPSFPWQDEALAVATHKPQVYIDLSGWSPKYFPPQLVRYANTLLKDKVLFGSDYPVITPDRWLADFAQLDIKPEVRPKILKENAARLLGLLTD, translated from the coding sequence CTGGACGTCGACCGGCTCACCGCCATCGACATGCACACCCACGCCGAGGTCTCCAAGGACGGCCACGGCGCGCTCAGCCCCGAGCTGTTCGGCGCCTCCGAGGCCTACTTCAAGGCCCACGGCCACCGGCAGCCCACCATCGACGAGATGGCCGAGCACTACCGCGAGCGGCGGATGGCCGCCGTCGTCTTCACCGTCGACGCCGAACACGCCACCGGCCACCCGCGGATCGCCAACGAGGAGATCGCCGAGAGCTGCGCCGCCCACCCCGACGTGCTGATCCCCTTCGCCGGCATCGACCCGCACAAGGGCCGCGCCGGCGTCCGCGAGGCCCGGCGCCTGGTCGAGGAGCACGGCGTCCGCGGCTTCAAGTTCCACCCCAGCATCCAGGCCTTCGCCCCGAACGACCCGCTGGCCTACCCGCTGTACGAGGCCATCGAGGAACTCGGCGTGCCCGCCCTGTTCCACACCGGGCAGACCGGCATCGGCGCCGGCGTGCCGGGCGGCGGCGGCATCCGGCTGAAGTACTCGAACCCGATGCTGGTCGACGACGTCGCCGTGGACTTCCCGGAGCTGCGGATCATCCTGGCCCACCCGTCCTTCCCCTGGCAGGACGAGGCGCTCGCGGTCGCCACCCACAAGCCGCAGGTGTACATCGACCTCTCCGGCTGGTCGCCGAAGTACTTCCCGCCGCAGCTGGTGCGCTACGCCAACACCCTGCTCAAGGACAAGGTGCTCTTCGGCTCCGACTACCCCGTCATCACCCCCGACCGGTGGCTGGCCGACTTCGCGCAGCTCGACATCAAGCCCGAGGTGCGGCCGAAGATCCTCAAGGAGAACGCCGCCCGGCTGCTCGGGCTGCTCACGGACTGA
- a CDS encoding long-chain fatty acid--CoA ligase, which produces MLNQGIGSWPARRARKTPDRVAVVHEEGSRTYRELHRRVLRLAHGLRALGVAQGDRVAYLGPNHPAFLEALFAAVALGAVFVPLNTRLAAPELAYNLADSGSTVLVHAPEQAGAARAAADRAGVRLRIALAGPAEGVLGYEELLAGACEEPLDVAVAPDDPCMIMYTSGTTGRPKGAVLSHANITWNSVNVLVDTDLAGDEVTLVVAPLFHTGGLNMTCLPTLLKGGRVVLHGAFDAQRVLETVERLGVTYMFGVPTMYDAMAALPRWATTDLSSLRSLNCGGAPVPARTIAAYLERGLAFSQGYGMTEASPGVLYLDKEQAAAKAGSTGVPHFFTDTRVVRADGRDAAPGERGEVLVQGPHVMTGYWGRPEDTAAAFADGDWLRTGDIARTDADGYAYIVDRVKDMYVSGGENVYPAEVEDAILAHPAVAECAVIGVPDPRWGEVGRAVVVLRPGADAGEQDILDHLRGRLAKYKIPKSVVLADTLPRTASGKIVKPAVRDLHAS; this is translated from the coding sequence GTGCTGAACCAAGGCATCGGCTCGTGGCCGGCCCGCCGGGCCCGCAAGACCCCCGACCGGGTCGCCGTCGTCCACGAGGAGGGCTCCCGGACCTACCGCGAACTGCACCGCCGCGTGCTGCGCCTGGCCCACGGCCTGCGCGCGCTGGGCGTGGCGCAGGGCGACCGGGTCGCCTACCTGGGCCCCAACCACCCGGCCTTCCTGGAGGCGCTGTTCGCCGCCGTGGCGCTCGGGGCGGTCTTCGTGCCGCTCAACACCCGGCTCGCCGCACCGGAACTGGCGTACAACCTCGCCGACTCGGGCAGCACCGTGCTGGTGCACGCGCCGGAGCAGGCCGGGGCCGCCCGGGCCGCGGCCGACCGGGCGGGCGTGCGGCTGCGGATCGCGCTCGCGGGCCCCGCCGAGGGCGTCCTCGGGTACGAGGAGCTGCTCGCCGGCGCCTGCGAGGAGCCGTTGGACGTCGCCGTCGCCCCGGACGACCCGTGCATGATCATGTACACCTCGGGGACCACCGGCCGCCCCAAGGGCGCGGTGCTCTCCCACGCCAACATCACCTGGAACAGCGTCAACGTCCTCGTCGACACCGACCTGGCCGGCGACGAGGTGACCCTGGTCGTCGCCCCGCTGTTCCACACCGGCGGCCTCAACATGACCTGCCTGCCCACCCTGCTCAAGGGCGGCCGGGTGGTGCTGCACGGCGCCTTCGACGCCCAGCGGGTGCTGGAGACCGTCGAACGGCTCGGCGTCACCTACATGTTCGGCGTCCCGACCATGTACGACGCGATGGCCGCCCTGCCGCGGTGGGCCACCACCGACCTCTCCAGCCTGCGCTCCCTCAACTGCGGCGGCGCCCCGGTGCCCGCCCGCACCATCGCCGCCTACCTCGAACGCGGCCTGGCCTTCAGCCAGGGCTACGGCATGACCGAGGCGTCCCCCGGCGTGCTCTACCTCGACAAGGAGCAGGCCGCCGCCAAGGCCGGCTCCACCGGGGTGCCGCACTTCTTCACCGACACCCGCGTCGTGCGGGCCGACGGTCGCGACGCCGCACCGGGCGAGCGCGGCGAGGTCCTGGTCCAGGGCCCCCACGTGATGACCGGGTACTGGGGACGGCCCGAGGACACCGCCGCCGCCTTCGCCGACGGCGACTGGCTGCGCACCGGCGACATCGCCCGCACCGACGCGGACGGCTACGCGTACATCGTCGACCGGGTGAAGGACATGTACGTCTCCGGCGGCGAGAACGTCTACCCGGCCGAGGTCGAGGACGCGATCCTCGCCCACCCCGCCGTCGCGGAGTGCGCCGTCATCGGGGTGCCCGACCCGCGGTGGGGCGAGGTCGGCCGGGCCGTCGTCGTCCTGCGGCCCGGCGCCGACGCCGGCGAGCAGGACATCCTCGACCACCTGCGGGGGCGGCTCGCCAAGTACAAGATCCCCAAGTCCGTGGTGCTCGCGGACACCCTGCCGCGGACGGCCTCCGGGAAGATCGTCAAGCCCGCCGTCCGCGACCTGCACGCGTCCTGA
- a CDS encoding SDR family NAD(P)-dependent oxidoreductase gives MDLQGKVAVVTGSGRGLGLAYARALAAAGAAVVVNDVDRAAVDAAVATITAAGGRATGAVAAVGDSAAAQLLVDTAVTEFGSLDVLVTNAGILRDRVLWKMTDEDFDDVVRVHLRGTFTCARAAAVRMREQGTGGRLVLISSPAGQRGNFGQTNYAAAKAGVVAMARTWAMELSRAGITVNAVVPVAATEMTRTIPAFAPVIEEAERTGSPLPDWLRKQEGLGTVEDVAALITFLASDAAKDVTGQAIGIGGDRLALWAHPQEKAVALADGGWSAETIAAQWQDGVGAEPESYGIPAPKAPEA, from the coding sequence ATGGATCTCCAGGGCAAGGTCGCCGTCGTCACCGGCAGCGGCCGCGGACTCGGACTCGCGTACGCCCGGGCCCTCGCCGCGGCCGGCGCCGCCGTCGTCGTCAACGACGTCGACCGCGCCGCCGTCGACGCCGCCGTCGCCACCATCACCGCCGCCGGCGGCCGCGCCACCGGCGCCGTCGCCGCGGTCGGCGACAGCGCCGCCGCCCAGCTGCTGGTCGACACCGCCGTGACCGAGTTCGGCAGCCTCGACGTCCTGGTCACCAACGCCGGCATCCTGCGCGACCGGGTGCTGTGGAAGATGACCGACGAGGACTTCGACGACGTCGTCCGCGTCCACCTGCGCGGCACCTTCACCTGCGCCCGCGCCGCCGCCGTCCGGATGCGCGAGCAGGGCACCGGCGGACGCCTCGTCCTGATCTCCTCCCCGGCCGGCCAGCGCGGCAACTTCGGCCAGACCAACTACGCCGCCGCCAAGGCCGGCGTCGTCGCGATGGCCCGCACCTGGGCCATGGAGCTCTCCCGCGCCGGCATCACCGTCAACGCCGTCGTCCCGGTCGCCGCCACCGAGATGACCCGCACCATCCCGGCCTTCGCCCCGGTCATCGAGGAGGCCGAGCGCACCGGCAGCCCGCTGCCCGACTGGCTGCGCAAGCAGGAGGGCCTCGGCACCGTCGAGGACGTCGCCGCCCTGATCACCTTCCTCGCCTCCGACGCCGCCAAGGACGTCACCGGCCAGGCCATCGGCATCGGCGGCGACCGCCTCGCGCTGTGGGCCCACCCCCAGGAGAAGGCCGTCGCCCTCGCCGACGGCGGCTGGAGCGCCGAGACCATCGCCGCCCAGTGGCAGGACGGCGTCGGCGCCGAGCCCGAGAGCTACGGCATCCCCGCCCCCAAGGCCCCGGAGGCCTGA
- a CDS encoding amidase — protein sequence MTPAFDVVETCIADLRAALEKGETTSVGLLEAYLARIDAYDRPGTATALNAMVVMNPEARAEAEASDARRARGETLGPLDGIPYTAKDSYLAKGLTAASGSPAFEHLVAQRDAFAIERLRAGGAVLIGLTNMPPMANGGMQRGVYGRAESPYSAEWLTSAYGSGSSNGSGTATAASFGAFGLGEETWSSGRAPASNNALCAYTPSRGVISVRGNWPLVPTMDVVVPHTRTMADLLELLDVVVAEDPQTRGDLWRAQPWIALPAVSQVRPASYPALAPADPRAARAALAGKRVGVPRMYINADPEAGTNPEGGIGGQTGQRIDTRPSVIALWEAARRDLEAAGAEVVEVGFPVVSNYEADRPGAPSLFTRGLVGRDFLTVEIEDLSAWAWDDFLRANGDPALATLAEVDGERIFPKHEGELPDRYAGFDDTIGEYPRFVRERPYASFTDMPHLEAGLRGLEETRRVDLEQWMDELSLDAVVFPAVADVGPADMDVSEASADLGWRNGVWVANGNLVPRHLGIPTVTVPMGTMADTGMPVGLTFAGRAYEDNLLLTLAAAFEATGSRRTEPPRTPRL from the coding sequence ATGACGCCCGCATTCGACGTTGTGGAGACCTGTATCGCCGACCTGCGCGCGGCTCTCGAGAAGGGCGAGACCACCTCGGTCGGGCTGCTCGAGGCCTACCTCGCGCGGATCGACGCCTACGACCGGCCCGGCACCGCCACCGCGCTCAACGCGATGGTCGTGATGAACCCCGAGGCCCGCGCCGAGGCGGAGGCCTCCGACGCGCGCCGCGCCCGCGGCGAGACGCTCGGCCCGCTCGACGGCATCCCGTACACCGCGAAGGACAGCTACCTGGCGAAGGGGCTGACGGCCGCGTCCGGCTCGCCCGCGTTCGAGCACCTGGTCGCGCAGCGCGACGCCTTCGCGATCGAGCGGCTGCGCGCGGGCGGGGCCGTCCTCATCGGCCTGACCAACATGCCGCCGATGGCCAACGGCGGCATGCAGCGCGGCGTCTACGGGCGGGCGGAGAGCCCGTACAGCGCCGAGTGGCTGACCAGCGCCTACGGCTCCGGCTCCTCCAACGGCTCCGGCACCGCGACCGCGGCCTCGTTCGGCGCGTTCGGCCTCGGCGAGGAGACCTGGTCCTCGGGTCGGGCGCCCGCGTCGAACAACGCGCTGTGCGCCTACACGCCCAGCCGCGGCGTGATCTCGGTGCGCGGCAACTGGCCGCTGGTGCCGACCATGGACGTCGTGGTGCCGCACACCCGCACCATGGCCGACCTGCTCGAACTGCTCGACGTGGTCGTGGCGGAGGACCCGCAGACCCGCGGCGACCTGTGGCGCGCGCAGCCCTGGATAGCGCTCCCGGCGGTGTCGCAGGTGCGCCCCGCCTCCTACCCGGCGCTCGCCCCCGCGGACCCGCGTGCCGCGCGGGCCGCGCTCGCCGGCAAGCGGGTGGGCGTCCCCCGGATGTACATCAACGCCGACCCCGAGGCCGGCACCAACCCCGAGGGCGGCATCGGCGGCCAGACCGGGCAGCGGATCGACACCCGGCCCTCGGTGATCGCCCTGTGGGAGGCGGCCCGCCGCGACCTGGAGGCGGCCGGCGCCGAGGTGGTCGAGGTCGGCTTCCCCGTCGTGTCGAACTACGAGGCCGACCGCCCCGGAGCCCCGTCGCTGTTCACCCGCGGCCTGGTCGGCCGGGACTTCCTCACCGTCGAGATCGAGGACCTCTCGGCCTGGGCCTGGGACGACTTCCTGCGCGCCAACGGCGACCCGGCGCTCGCCACCCTCGCCGAGGTCGACGGCGAGCGCATCTTCCCCAAGCACGAGGGCGAACTCCCGGACCGCTACGCCGGCTTCGACGACACGATCGGCGAGTACCCGCGCTTCGTGCGGGAGCGCCCGTACGCCTCCTTCACCGACATGCCGCACCTCGAGGCGGGGCTGCGCGGGCTGGAGGAGACCCGCCGGGTCGACCTGGAGCAGTGGATGGACGAACTGAGCCTGGACGCGGTGGTCTTCCCCGCCGTCGCCGACGTGGGGCCCGCGGACATGGACGTCTCCGAGGCGTCCGCCGACCTCGGCTGGCGCAACGGCGTCTGGGTCGCCAACGGCAACCTGGTGCCCCGCCACCTCGGCATCCCGACGGTGACCGTGCCCATGGGCACCATGGCCGACACCGGCATGCCGGTCGGCCTGACCTTCGCGGGCCGCGCCTACGAGGACAACCTCCTGCTGACCCTCGCCGCGGCCTTCGAGGCGACGGGCAGCCGCCGGACGGAGCCGCCGCGCACGCCGCGGCTGTAG
- a CDS encoding DUF3237 domain-containing protein, with translation MSFTPALRFAFEIRAEVAETLHIGHGDGEVTEFTPITGGSVDGPLLRGEVLPGGGDWSSTRGEVCELDARYLLRAEDGAVIDIVNRGFYAPKAASPDQFDGELQVSEAGHYYRTSPVFRTDAPAHRWLAETVFVGLARPDGDRAVVIRMYALD, from the coding sequence ATGTCCTTCACCCCGGCCCTGCGTTTCGCCTTCGAGATCCGGGCGGAGGTGGCCGAGACGCTCCACATCGGCCACGGCGACGGCGAGGTCACCGAATTCACCCCGATCACCGGCGGCAGCGTCGACGGGCCCCTGCTGCGCGGGGAGGTGCTGCCCGGCGGGGGCGACTGGAGCAGCACCCGCGGCGAGGTCTGCGAGCTCGACGCGCGCTACCTGCTGCGCGCCGAGGACGGCGCGGTGATCGACATCGTCAACCGCGGCTTCTACGCGCCCAAGGCCGCCAGCCCGGACCAGTTCGACGGGGAGCTGCAGGTCAGCGAGGCCGGGCACTACTACCGGACGTCCCCGGTCTTCCGGACGGACGCCCCGGCCCACCGCTGGCTCGCCGAGACCGTCTTCGTCGGCCTCGCCCGCCCGGACGGCGACCGCGCGGTCGTCATCCGGATGTACGCGCTGGACTGA
- a CDS encoding DUF485 domain-containing protein: MPPFDQALHEPPGFDPAAHPSFARLRRTTRRLRRRLLAANAAAGLLTALAPLTGGGLATPLLGGYTVGMLLLSLQAATLLGSAAWYERACRTHGDPHADALAAAAHDRGRARP; encoded by the coding sequence ATGCCCCCGTTCGACCAGGCGCTGCACGAACCACCGGGGTTCGACCCCGCCGCCCACCCCTCCTTCGCCCGGCTGCGCCGCACCACCCGCCGGCTGCGGCGCCGGCTGCTGGCCGCCAACGCCGCCGCCGGGCTCCTGACCGCCCTCGCCCCGCTGACCGGCGGCGGCCTCGCCACCCCGCTGCTGGGCGGCTACACCGTCGGCATGCTGCTGCTCAGCCTCCAGGCCGCCACCCTGCTGGGCTCCGCCGCCTGGTACGAGCGCGCCTGCCGCACCCACGGCGACCCGCACGCCGACGCCCTCGCGGCGGCCGCGCACGACCGCGGGAGGGCCCGGCCGTGA
- a CDS encoding MaoC family dehydratase, with amino-acid sequence MTTTARGIDGLKALTGTDLGRTEWREITQDRVNTFADATDDHQWIHTDPEKAKEGPFGGPIAHGYLTLSLIIPLFGELLEIDGIAMSVNYGLEKVRFPSPVPVGARIRLHGAVGEVAEVKGNGVQMPLTFTVEVEGSAKPACVAEAVYRHYS; translated from the coding sequence ATGACCACCACCGCCCGCGGCATCGACGGACTCAAGGCCCTGACCGGCACCGACCTCGGCCGCACCGAGTGGCGCGAGATCACCCAGGACCGGGTGAACACCTTCGCCGACGCCACCGACGACCACCAGTGGATCCACACCGACCCGGAGAAGGCCAAGGAGGGCCCGTTCGGCGGCCCGATCGCGCACGGCTACCTCACCCTGTCGCTGATCATCCCGCTCTTCGGCGAGCTGCTGGAGATCGACGGCATCGCGATGAGCGTCAACTACGGCCTGGAGAAGGTCCGTTTCCCGAGCCCCGTGCCGGTCGGCGCGAGGATCCGGCTGCACGGCGCCGTCGGCGAGGTGGCGGAGGTCAAGGGCAACGGCGTGCAGATGCCGCTGACCTTCACCGTCGAGGTCGAGGGCAGCGCGAAGCCGGCCTGCGTCGCCGAGGCCGTCTACCGCCACTACAGCTGA
- a CDS encoding MarR family transcriptional regulator encodes MDRPAVTGTSLLYLVKRTELAVRARLDELLKPAGITALQYTALTVLERHDGISAAQLARDSFVTAQSMADMVRALESRGLIRREPNPGNRRERLVLLAEPGRRLLAEYAGPARELEARMVAGLTAEQVDGFREALNAAWRALS; translated from the coding sequence ATGGACCGACCCGCAGTGACCGGCACCTCGCTGCTGTACCTGGTCAAGAGGACCGAGCTGGCGGTGCGCGCCCGGCTCGACGAGCTGCTCAAGCCCGCCGGCATCACGGCGCTGCAGTACACCGCGCTCACCGTGCTGGAGCGCCACGACGGCATTTCGGCCGCCCAGCTGGCCCGCGACTCCTTCGTCACGGCCCAGTCGATGGCCGACATGGTCCGCGCCCTGGAGAGCCGCGGGCTGATCCGCCGCGAGCCCAACCCCGGCAACCGCCGCGAGCGCCTGGTCCTGCTCGCCGAGCCCGGCCGGCGGCTGCTCGCCGAGTACGCCGGACCGGCCCGGGAGCTGGAGGCGCGGATGGTCGCCGGCCTCACCGCCGAGCAGGTCGACGGCTTCCGCGAGGCGCTGAACGCGGCCTGGCGCGCCCTGTCCTGA
- a CDS encoding sodium:solute symporter family transporter translates to MTASAVLLAADQGSLLSPLTAFLVVICLCFLLCLVAGVANDTAADFWTAERSMPALRNALALCGDYLPATALLSPVGTVALAGYDGMATAASAAASTAVLLVLAEPLRNTGRFTLGSVLASRAPGPAGRAARIAGAVTTLAVCVPLAVVQLRVAGEATAYVLGSRTPGAALVCTVLSGLLITTFAAFGGMRGTGMIQTGKTLLVLGVVVALAVAAGGALHWDFDALMDRSAIGGGGAAVFHAPGLLFGPGAPGPLEQFSLCLTVALGSAVVPPLLMRVGASLDGRAARRATGCAAAVISVFYGLVVLLGLAAAAVVGVRGIATDDPQGNSALLLLTDALAHGAGGRVLFTAVACAVFVTALASVAGLTLAGAAALSHDLHTGVLRRGRSTDRRELAAAQWSIVAVGVVAVGLAVLLRGWSILFLASFAAAAAASVILPALLYTLFWPGFSRLGMLWTLHGSLACCVLLQLFGPTVSGQPYSLLPGVDFHWFPLQNIAVATVPVGFLLGWAGSRLRPPTPAERAACTAAETAVLVGRT, encoded by the coding sequence GTGACCGCCTCCGCCGTCCTCCTCGCCGCCGACCAGGGCTCGCTGCTCTCGCCGCTGACCGCCTTCCTGGTGGTGATCTGCCTCTGCTTCCTGCTCTGCCTGGTCGCCGGCGTCGCCAACGACACCGCCGCCGACTTCTGGACGGCCGAGCGCTCGATGCCCGCGCTGCGCAACGCCCTCGCCCTGTGCGGCGACTACCTCCCCGCGACCGCCCTGCTCAGCCCGGTCGGCACCGTCGCCCTCGCCGGGTACGACGGCATGGCGACCGCCGCGAGCGCCGCCGCGAGCACGGCCGTGCTGCTGGTCCTCGCCGAGCCGCTGCGCAACACCGGCCGGTTCACCCTGGGGTCGGTGCTCGCCTCCCGCGCGCCCGGGCCCGCCGGGCGGGCCGCCCGGATCGCGGGCGCGGTGACCACGCTGGCGGTCTGCGTCCCGCTGGCCGTCGTGCAGCTCAGGGTCGCGGGCGAGGCCACCGCGTACGTCCTCGGGTCGCGCACCCCCGGGGCGGCGCTGGTCTGCACGGTGCTCAGCGGACTGCTGATCACCACCTTCGCGGCCTTCGGCGGCATGCGCGGCACCGGCATGATCCAGACCGGCAAGACCCTCCTGGTGCTCGGCGTGGTCGTCGCCCTCGCGGTGGCCGCCGGCGGCGCGCTCCACTGGGACTTCGACGCGCTCATGGACCGCTCGGCGATCGGCGGGGGCGGCGCGGCCGTCTTCCACGCCCCCGGCCTGCTCTTCGGGCCCGGCGCGCCCGGCCCGCTCGAACAGTTCTCGCTCTGCCTGACCGTGGCGCTCGGGTCCGCCGTCGTCCCGCCCCTGCTGATGCGCGTCGGTGCCTCCCTCGACGGCCGCGCCGCCCGGCGCGCCACCGGGTGCGCCGCCGCCGTGATCAGCGTCTTCTACGGCCTGGTGGTCCTGCTCGGCCTGGCCGCCGCCGCGGTCGTCGGCGTCCGCGGGATCGCCACCGACGACCCGCAGGGCAACTCCGCGCTGCTCCTGCTCACCGACGCCCTCGCCCACGGCGCCGGCGGCCGGGTGCTGTTCACCGCGGTCGCCTGCGCCGTCTTCGTCACCGCGCTCGCCTCCGTCGCCGGGCTCACCCTCGCCGGCGCCGCAGCCCTCTCCCACGACCTGCACACCGGGGTGCTGCGCCGCGGCCGCTCCACCGACCGGCGGGAGCTCGCCGCCGCCCAGTGGTCGATCGTGGCGGTGGGCGTGGTCGCGGTCGGGCTGGCCGTCCTGCTGCGCGGCTGGAGCATCCTCTTCCTGGCCTCCTTCGCGGCCGCCGCCGCGGCCTCGGTGATCCTGCCCGCCCTGCTCTACACCCTCTTCTGGCCCGGCTTCTCCCGGCTCGGGATGCTGTGGACGCTGCACGGCTCACTCGCCTGCTGCGTCCTGCTGCAGCTCTTCGGCCCGACCGTGTCGGGGCAGCCGTACTCGCTGCTCCCCGGCGTCGACTTCCACTGGTTCCCGCTGCAGAACATCGCCGTGGCCACCGTCCCCGTCGGCTTCCTGCTCGGCTGGGCCGGCAGCCGCCTGCGGCCCCCGACGCCCGCCGAACGGGCGGCCTGCACCGCGGCGGAGACCGCGGTCCTGGTCGGCCGGACCTGA